The Microlunatus antarcticus genome window below encodes:
- a CDS encoding SDR family oxidoreductase, translating to MKIAGSVALVTGANRGLGAHFAAQLLERGAAKVYAAARNPDAVTVAGVEVLALDLLDQASIDAAVRAAPDVTLLVNNAGVSAGQNLVRGDQAEVRREMETNFFGTLAVTRAFADVLAAHRGGAIVNVLSALSFFSFLGATSYSASKAAEWSLTDGTRVELAEQGTQVLGLYLGGADTDMMAGYDGPLLDPAEVVRAALDGLEAGQVEVLVDDWSRMTKAGVAQDPAAFYAQAAALFA from the coding sequence ATGAAGATCGCCGGATCGGTCGCGCTCGTCACGGGGGCCAACCGCGGACTCGGGGCCCACTTCGCCGCCCAGCTGCTCGAGCGGGGTGCCGCCAAGGTCTACGCGGCGGCGCGCAACCCGGACGCCGTCACCGTGGCGGGGGTCGAGGTCCTCGCGCTCGACCTCCTGGACCAGGCCAGCATCGACGCCGCGGTGCGGGCCGCGCCCGACGTCACCCTGCTGGTCAACAACGCCGGTGTCTCGGCCGGGCAGAACCTGGTGCGCGGCGACCAGGCCGAGGTGCGGCGGGAGATGGAGACGAACTTCTTCGGCACGCTGGCGGTCACCCGTGCGTTCGCCGACGTCCTCGCCGCCCACCGTGGTGGCGCGATCGTCAACGTCCTCTCGGCCCTGTCGTTCTTCTCCTTCCTCGGGGCCACGTCCTACTCGGCGAGCAAGGCGGCCGAGTGGAGCTTGACCGACGGGACACGGGTCGAGCTCGCGGAGCAGGGCACCCAGGTGCTCGGCCTCTACCTCGGCGGCGCCGACACCGACATGATGGCGGGCTACGACGGTCCGCTGCTCGACCCGGCCGAGGTCGTGCGGGCGGCCCTCGACGGGCTCGAGGCCGGTCAGGTCGAGGTGCTGGTCGACGACTGGAGCCGGATGACCAAGGCGGGCGTCGCCCAGGACCCCGCCGCCTTCTACGCCCAGGCGGCGGCCCTGTTCGCCTGA
- a CDS encoding MerR family transcriptional regulator, protein MRAESHVRIGDLARQTGVSVRSLRYYEEQGLLTSVRTTTGQRTYAEDAVARVRLLRQLYNAGLTSTTIATVLPCVDHPSKESTRETIAVMEQEHERLDRQVADLVSTRDQLAYLIASASACVTSEAEAEVQDRTTLVAAGR, encoded by the coding sequence TTGAGAGCGGAGTCACACGTGCGGATCGGCGACCTCGCCCGGCAGACCGGCGTCAGCGTCCGCTCGCTGCGCTACTACGAGGAGCAGGGCCTGCTCACCTCGGTCCGGACCACGACCGGGCAGCGGACGTACGCCGAGGACGCGGTCGCCCGCGTCCGGCTGCTGCGCCAGCTCTACAACGCGGGCCTGACCAGCACGACGATCGCGACCGTGCTGCCCTGCGTCGACCACCCCTCGAAGGAGTCGACCCGGGAGACGATCGCGGTGATGGAGCAGGAGCACGAGCGTCTCGACCGGCAGGTGGCCGACCTCGTCAGCACCCGTGACCAGCTGGCCTACCTGATCGCCTCCGCCAGCGCGTGCGTGACCTCGGAGGCGGAGGCCGAGGTCCAGGACCGTACGACCCTGGTCGCCGCCGGTCGCTGA
- a CDS encoding VanZ family protein: MPGSFVVAVHAGPVLVPLLVGVVVVWLLALGHRRTLTAGRALTVLVVTAYAVGVLAVTFFPWQIPFGTSDHVTLGTGAPTFGREVALRSLLNVVPLVTLDAPTFVLNIVMTLPLGALLPLVLRVRSVPAVALVGLAVSTTIEGGQGVGDVLLGMSRTVDVNDLIANVTGTVLGLLCFRLVAAVVGPLLVPFALPGSAVAGPGPAQDGAGWLVDDPAETAYGSVAPRSGLVGAGATSSPLGGASTATTPAASRAVPNTRSPSSAYGSR; the protein is encoded by the coding sequence GTGCCTGGTTCGTTCGTCGTCGCCGTCCACGCGGGCCCCGTCCTGGTGCCCCTGCTGGTCGGCGTGGTCGTCGTCTGGCTGCTCGCGCTCGGCCACCGGCGCACGCTGACCGCGGGTCGCGCGCTGACCGTGCTGGTCGTGACGGCGTACGCGGTCGGCGTCCTGGCCGTGACGTTCTTCCCCTGGCAGATCCCCTTCGGCACCTCCGACCACGTCACCCTCGGGACGGGCGCGCCGACCTTCGGCCGCGAGGTCGCGCTGCGCAGCCTGCTGAACGTGGTCCCGCTCGTCACCCTCGACGCACCCACGTTCGTGCTCAACATCGTCATGACGCTCCCGCTGGGCGCGCTGCTGCCGCTGGTCCTGCGAGTCCGGTCCGTGCCCGCGGTCGCGCTGGTCGGGCTGGCGGTCAGCACCACGATCGAGGGCGGTCAGGGCGTCGGGGACGTCCTGCTCGGCATGAGCCGCACGGTCGACGTCAACGACCTGATCGCCAACGTCACCGGCACCGTGCTGGGGCTGCTCTGCTTCCGTCTCGTCGCGGCGGTCGTCGGACCGCTGCTCGTGCCCTTCGCCCTGCCGGGTAGCGCGGTAGCCGGACCGGGACCGGCTCAGGACGGGGCGGGCTGGCTCGTCGACGACCCGGCGGAGACGGCGTACGGGTCGGTGGCGCCGAGATCCGGGCTGGTCGGGGCGGGCGCGACCAGCTCCCCTCTCGGCGGGGCGAGCACGGCGACGACGCCCGCGGCAAGCAGGGCCGTGCCGAACACGAGGTCGCCGAGCTCGGCGTACGGGTCGAGGTAG